A genome region from Fusarium musae strain F31 chromosome 5, whole genome shotgun sequence includes the following:
- a CDS encoding hypothetical protein (EggNog:ENOG41) has protein sequence MRIAASLGVLVATGLLGHTAAQATDYGNPNGSPVGSSPGGSGNTIPGNTDGSGNPSYPSSAAGNVPGSLPSSVGPGSTDGGSNGLPPNGPSGVPGSIPGGVPGGVPGGVPGGVPGGVPGGVPGGVPGNLPGNSSPNIPGAGSIIVPGSFPTNAPQNIPGSPGSPNAGTSDLLTCSLRSTKTVVITVYPTDTQDGQDFPWPDDSGSDDSEFPSPFPTKPADFTSLMPASSVPPFTTLTLDIWGPDGSPSSSGTGSDDGTGSGDSSDPEDGHGTGNGNGIGGANDPSDDSNSSNSGSNSGSESGVSDSSGSDGENSSQNNPNSPSFSQIPGSNGAPGYSDGASGDDSSAGFPGTSGGNTAAPTPFPAPGSPSNGGIPGSQPQFPSAMPPQEASDSLPVTTQAGPQGQGENSPWFTNVPGGNDAGQPVPSFITITGQDGLPTIVSSGSNISPGQEQPSATPGLTQSGNNPGLPGGVPTVFPLPSAVSAGVPGSQGPSNSQAESLPGSGPEGGITTCATFTITGTDGLPTVIDSTWVIPSSTPTFEDSSQLPVTGIPQASLSGIPIDVGGIPTGPISAPGLPQDGSGGSGSSTCTSYTIIGTDGLPTVVQSTWAVPVTGSDSDSGHPSGAPGSDPSGGFLTISGLSTFGPDDIPGPVSKTSNLGGATPITTSTSYTIFGSDGLPTVVGTTLVIPGPTKTDPGISIGTAGPSWASGSLPNGATSAISMQTTGAPELPSSGPSDASGSDDGSEGITTCTSYTTIGPDGLPTIVDSTWVIPGSANTQSESPGNPSFVSDSLTSGLPTGNPGPVTSSPVLPSDGNDDEVSGLTTCITYTIIGTDGLPTVVDSTFVVPTGTVNPAGTSLTGDQADSSLGSPQALTTVTTAVVLGPDGKPTPTEQTIVFSDSSALGVSADFPQETSADITPPSNSEPVLTTGDQGPLSTSIPTLNGYNDGMPEDSISIILTDASADAQGTSASGTTTGTLTWTVTSVVDTSNGPVFSDGAEQPPFTSNPSGDGSSNQLPQTAYGHVASENTLWPLSTGTATLQTTTWTNVIMDETTSYTIDYPLTTLATVTVPRKRFFRRQGMSWSNTTASDSSVTSPTATETTSKASSPSICATGGSIGNTTIDFDNSKPGPLFNPVENIWFSGGFLIAPPSSRQSQPYIPTSGGQLVEFVPPALSNTTSTISGDVAQIGVGPHAASPCFRFDLFGASLGCDAHGDEKWCEFEISAYRWNETSSTEESIAWSETKQVPACPTFSEGGYELTRVDLDGYTDLSSVLITVRVSQNLRVWWGDDFRVGWTDNSCIAASCRTNVPSQLVKRETVLSALRQGVYQWTPHELKRLEDSLV, from the exons ATGCGTATCGCCGCGTCTCTCGGAGTCCTTGTGGCCACTGGTCTCTTGGGTCATACTGCCGCTCAGGCAACTGACTACGG AAACCCCAACGGAAGCCCAGTTGGTAGCTCGCCTGGTGGCTCTGGCAACACCATTCCTGGCAACACCGACGGGTCTGGTAACCCTTCGTACCCAAGCAGCGCTGCCGGAAACGTTCCTGGCTCCTTGCCCAGCAGCGTCGGCCCCGGCTCTACCGACGGTGGCTCTAACGGTCTCCCTCCTAATGGACCTAGTGGTGTTCCTGGCAGCATTCCCGGTGGTGTCCCTGGTGGTGTCCCCGGTGGTGTCCCTGGTGGTGTCCCTGGTGGTGTCCCTGGTGGTGTCCCTGGTGGTGTTCCGGGAAACCTTCCTGGCAATTCCTCTCCCAATATCCCTGGTGCTGGTTCAATTATCGTTCCTGGCAGCTTTCCTACCAATGCACCCCAGAACATCCCTGGATCACCCGGTTCTCCCAATGCCGGTACCTCTGACCTCCTTACCTGTTCTCTCCGCTCCACAAAGACTGTTGTTATCACTGTCTACCCCACAGATACTCAAGACGGACAAGATTTCCCTTGGCCTGACGATTCGGGTTCTGATGACTCAGAGTTCCCATCACCCTTCCCTACCAAGCCTGCGGATTTCACTTCTCTGATGCCGGCATCTTCTGTCCCTCCTTTCACCACGTTGACACTCGACATTTGGGGTCCCGATGGTAGCCCTTCAAGCTCTGGTACAGGGTCAGATGATGGTACAGGATCTGGTGATAGTAGCGACCCCGAAGATGGTCACGGCACAGGCAACGGTAACGGCATCGGTGGTGCCAACGATCCTAGTGATGATTCCAATAGCTCAAACTCCGGCTCCAACTCTGGGTCTGAATCGGGCGTTAGCGACAGCTCTGGATCAGATGGTGAGAACAGCTCTCAAAACAACCCCAACTCCCCATCCTTCTCCCAAATCCCTGGTTCCAATGGTGCACCTGGGTATTCTGATGGCGCTTCTGGTGATGATTCCTCTGCGGGTTTCCCTGGAACTTCTGGCGGCAACACTGCTGCCCCCACTCCTTTCCCGGCACCTGGCTCTCCAAGCAATGGTGGTATACCAGGAAGCCAGCCCCAATTCCCTTCTGCTATGCCTCCTCAAGAGGCGAGCGACAGTCTCCCCGTGACCACTCAAGCTGgtcctcaaggtcaaggcgaGAACTCTCCATGGTTCACCAACGTCCCAGGTGGAAATGATGCCGGCCAACCTGTTCCCTCCTTCATCACCATTACTGGCCAAGACGGACTACCCACTATTGTCAGCAGCGGAAGCAATATTAGCCCCGGCCAAGAACAGCCTTCAGCTACCCCAGGTCTCACCCAGAGTGGCAACAATCCCGGCCTCCCAGGCGGAGTTCCTACAGTATTTCCACTACCCTCTGCTGTATCTGCTGGTGTCCCTGGCTCACAGGGTCCTTCCAACTCTCAGGCTGAATCTCTTCCTGGCAGCGGACCTGAAGGAGGAATCACTACGTGTGCAACATTCACCATCACTGGCACTGACGGTCTTCCTACAGTGATTGACTCCACATGGGTTATCCCTTCCAGCACACCTACCTTTGAAGACTCCTCACAGCTTCCCGTAACTGGCATTCCCCAAGCCTCGCTCTCTGGCATACCAATTGATGTGGGTGGCATCCCCACTGGTCCAATTTCTGCGCCTGGCTTACCTCAGGATGGGTCTGGGGGCTctggctcatcaacatgcaCAAGCTACACCATCATTGGCACTGACGGGCTTCCCACGGTGGTCCAATCCACCTGGGCTGTTCCTGTAACTGGatctgactctgactctggACATCCATCTGGCGCACCTGGCTCAGACCCTTCAGGGGGCTTCTTGACCATTTCCGGCCTGTCAACCTTCGGGCCAGATGATATTCCAGGACCCGTTTCTAAAACATCCAACTTGGGCGGCGCCACCCCTATCACCACTTCCACAAGTTACACTATCTTTGGTTCCGATGGTCTTCCTACAGTCGTGGGCACGACTTTGGTCATCCCTGGTCCGACAAAAACTGACCCCGGTATCAGCATTGGCACCGCAGGACCCTCGTGGGCTTCGGGTTCTCTACCCAACGGCGCTACATCTGCCATATCCATGCAAACCACTGGAGCTCCTGAACTACCCTCCTCTGGACCTTCGGATGCCTCTGGATCGGATGATGGAAGCGAAGGAATTACCACTTGTACCAGCTACACCACCATTGGACCCGATGGTCTTCCAACCATTGTCGATTCAACCTGGGTTATCCCAGGATCAGCCAACACCCAATCCGAATCACCTGGCAATCCTTCTTTTGTCTCCGACTCACTGACATCTGGCCTACCCACTGGGAATCCTGGTCCAGTGACTTCCTCCCCGGTTCTGCCCTCCGAtggaaatgatgatgaggtgTCTGGCCTCACCACCTGCATTACCTACACAATCATCGGAACAGATGGCCTTCCAACAGTTGTTGATTCGACATTTGTCGTTCCCACTGGTACTGTAAATCCTGCTGGAACAAGCCTTACTGGTGATCAAGCTGATTCATCTCTTGGTTCTCCGCAAGCACTCACCACGGTCACAACTGCTGTCGTACTTGGCCCTGACGGAAAGCCAACACCAACTGAGCAGACCATTGTCTTCAGTGACTCTTCTGCGCTTGGTGTTTCTGCTGATTTTCCACAAGAAACCTCTGCTGACATTACGCCCCCATCTAACTCTGAGCCTGTCCTCACTACAGGAGACCAGGGCCCTCTTTCTACCAGTATCCCAACTCTCAACGGCTACAATGACGGAATGCCCGAAGACTCCATTTCGATTATACTCACCGATGCTAGCGCCGATGCACAGGGCACTTCCGCTTCCGGTACAACCACTGGAACTTTAACTTGGACTGTTACTTCTGTTGTTGACACTTCAAATGGTCCCGTCTTTTCAGATGGAGCAGAGCAGCCTCCTTTTACCAGTAACCCATCAGGTGACGGTTCTTCTAACCAGCTTCCCCAGACTGCGTACGGACACGTTGCAAGCGAAAACACTCTCTGGCCTCTTTCTACAGGCACTGCCACTCTACAGACCACTACCTGGACCAATGTCATCATGGATGAGACCACTTCTTACACGATTGACTACCCTCTCACCACTCTTGCAACCGTCACTGTTCCACGAAAGCGTTTCTTTCGCCGTCAAGGCATGTCATGGTCTAACACCACTGCCTCTGACTCCAGTGTGACTTCTCCCACGGCCACAGAAACGACTTCCAAAGCCAGTTCTCCTTCCATCTGTGCAACAGGAGGAAGCATTGGCAATACCACCATTGAT TTCGATAACTCCAAACCTGGGCCTCTCTTCAATCCTGTCGAGAACATCTGGTTTTCAGGAGGTTTCCTTATCGCACCACCTTCTTCTAGGCAATCTCAACCATATATCCCTACATCTGGTGGTCAACTAGTGGAGTTTGTTCCCCCGGCACTCTCCAACACAACATCCACGATTTCAGGAGACGTCGCCCAGATTGGTGTAGGCCCCCACGCCGCCAGCCCTTGCTTCCGATTCGACCTCTTTGGAGCCAGCCTTGGATGTGATGCCCATGGAGACGAGAAGTGGTGCGAGTTTGAGATCTCAGCCTACCGCTGGAATGAAACATCATCTACCGAAGAGTCCATCGCCTGGTCGGAAACCAAGCAAGTACCGGCTTGTCCAACATTTTCCGAGGGCGGCTACGAGCTGACCCGTGTTGATCTGGATGGCTATACAGACCTCTCATCGGTTCTGATCACCGTGCGCGTTTCTCAAAATCTCCGTGTTTGGTGGGGTGATGACTTCCGTGTCGGCTGGACTGACAACAGCTGTATCGCTGCCTCTTGTCGTACCAACGTCCCATCTCAGCTTGTCAAGCGAGAGACTGTCCTCTCTGCTCTTCGACAAGGTGTTTACCAGTGGACACCTCATGAGCTCAAGCGTCTGGAAGACAGTCTGGTTTAG
- a CDS encoding hypothetical protein (EggNog:ENOG41), translated as MPSNGSYQNPNHPHIGPWTGPIHRPWLYLKRAGVAASYPLRGIWFFIQNREFWPLLVGRILPISLISFLVYLLLFTFAFLPQYAFLAIFHGWGAWVNAVVLVLGEGLVIIQGLFEGFFVDECRVDVFDAALIKLGHKDLVAPQRILFLDAPNPVRMLGKPTTAAIYTPWSIIQIVELIVFLPLNLVPVVGTPAFIIITGTRLGKLAHYRWFQIKGFSKAEQKKALRDRAWEYVWFGTVAMILELIPVLSLFFLLTTTAGAAQWTARIEEESRDPAENTAANGRAYQDDAHEDPHPDAPPPYTDYSDDVV; from the exons ATGCCCTCCAACGGCTCGTATCAGAACCCAAATCACCCTCATATAGGACCTTGGACAGGCCCAATCCATCGGCCGTGGCTGTACCTCAAGAGGGCCGGCGTTGCCGCGTCGTATCCTTTACGTGGCATCTGGTTCTTCATTCAAAACCGCGAGTTCTGGCCACTCCTGGTTGGAAGGATCCTGCCAATATCTCTGATATCTTTCTTGGTGTACCTTTTACTCTTTACGTTTGCCTTCTTGCCCCAGTATGCTTTCTTAGCGATCTTCCATGGCTGGGGCGCGTGGGTCAATGCCGTGGTATTGGTACTAGGCGAAGGATTGGTCATCATCCAGGGTCTGTTCGAGGGCTTCTTCGTTGACGAATGCCGAGTGGATGTATTTGAT GCGgctctcatcaagcttggacATAAAGACCTTGTTGCACCACAGCGAATCCTCTTCTTGGACGCACCTAACCCCGTCAGGATGCTCGGAAAGCCCACTACTGCTGCCATCTACACGCCATGGAGCATCATCCAGATTGTTGAGCTCATTGTCTTCCTGCCGCTCAACCTCGTTCCAGTCGTTGGCACGCCTGCgtttatcatcatcactggaACTCGACTCGGCAAGCTTGCTCATTATCGCTGGTTCCAAATCAAAGGTTTCTCAAAGgctgagcagaagaaggcatTGAGGGATCGCGCGTGGGAGTATGTTTGGTTCGGCACAGTCGCCATGATTCTTGAACTCATCCCTGTCTTGTcgctcttctttctcctgaCAACTACAGCTGGTGCAGCTCAGTGGACGGCTCgcatcgaggaggagagtaGGGACCCTGCTGAGAATACTGCTGCGAATGGTCGGGCATACCAAGACGATGCCCATGAGGATCCTCACCCCGATGCACCTCCCCCTTACACTGATTATTCGGATGATGTTGTATGA